The proteins below are encoded in one region of Aquisphaera giovannonii:
- a CDS encoding cytochrome c oxidase subunit II, producing MRYWSVVFALAAIFSVGAFVYAPLSGDWWLPNPSGDMHHSVSSFGREIDSLFVIILVITGVVFIGTQVVLVWEAYRFADRVDDAGRPVRQARYFHGSQRLEVIWTIIPAAILVFIALYQMGTWANIKFRSAAPKVQPTAEVTARQFQWIFRYPGPDRKLYTPDDLYTVNDFHFVKDRMTLINLRSSDVIHSFFLPHMRIKQDAVPGMIIPVWFDSDTAGHFELVCAELCGWGHYKMRGNVTVHASDEEFAKWQADLLAEQNRSQLSMATDNQGR from the coding sequence ACGCCCCGCTCTCCGGCGACTGGTGGCTGCCCAACCCGTCGGGCGACATGCACCACAGCGTCTCCTCGTTCGGCCGCGAGATCGACAGCCTGTTCGTGATCATCCTGGTGATCACCGGGGTCGTCTTCATCGGCACCCAGGTGGTCCTCGTCTGGGAGGCCTACCGCTTCGCCGACCGGGTCGACGACGCGGGCCGGCCCGTCCGCCAGGCGCGGTACTTCCACGGCAGCCAGCGCCTGGAGGTGATCTGGACGATCATCCCCGCGGCCATCCTCGTGTTCATCGCCCTCTACCAGATGGGCACCTGGGCTAACATCAAGTTCCGGAGCGCCGCGCCCAAGGTCCAGCCGACCGCGGAGGTCACCGCCCGGCAGTTCCAGTGGATCTTCCGCTACCCCGGCCCCGACCGCAAGCTCTACACGCCCGACGACCTCTACACCGTCAACGACTTCCACTTCGTGAAGGACCGGATGACGCTGATCAACCTCCGGTCGTCGGACGTGATCCACTCGTTCTTCCTCCCCCACATGCGGATCAAGCAGGACGCCGTGCCCGGGATGATCATCCCGGTCTGGTTCGACTCCGACACCGCGGGCCATTTCGAGCTCGTCTGCGCCGAGCTCTGCGGCTGGGGGCACTACAAGATGCGCGGCAACGTGACGGTGCACGCCAGCGACGAGGAGTTCGCCAAGTGGCAGGCGGACCTCCTCGCGGAGCAGAACCGGTCCCAGCTCTCGATGGCCACGGACAACCAGGGGAGATGA
- a CDS encoding cytochrome C oxidase subunit IV family protein, translated as MADPQSLTPEMAEELQVESHAPYMKVWAALAGLTLLEYFYAMLVKDHFALLLLGLLSMALVKAGLVGWFFMHLKFEKKWVYLMIIPACVLAVFLTLALGPDIGLRSSSEDPLDEEEAMSISAPRPGAGEAQPILLGANVPAETSRG; from the coding sequence ATGGCCGATCCCCAGAGCCTGACTCCCGAGATGGCCGAGGAGCTCCAGGTCGAGTCCCACGCGCCCTACATGAAGGTCTGGGCGGCGCTCGCGGGGTTGACGCTCCTCGAGTACTTCTACGCGATGCTGGTGAAGGACCACTTCGCCCTGCTGCTGCTCGGGCTGCTGTCCATGGCGCTCGTCAAGGCGGGGCTGGTCGGCTGGTTCTTCATGCACCTGAAGTTCGAGAAGAAGTGGGTCTACCTGATGATCATCCCGGCCTGCGTCCTGGCCGTCTTCCTCACGCTCGCGCTGGGCCCGGACATCGGGCTCAGGTCGTCCTCGGAGGACCCGTTGGACGAGGAAGAGGCCATGAGCATCTCCGCCCCGCGGCCCGGCGCCGGGGAGGCGCAGCCGATCCTGCTGGGGGCGAATGTCCCGGCCGAGACCTCTCGCGGTTAA
- a CDS encoding DUF420 domain-containing protein encodes MELSRFYRRGILIVLGTFLGSAAIVLAATGLAPPSRRAAEDLGESTESVGPFRLLERSGREVTDADLANRVGIVSFIFTRCPLQCPKISSIMKGIQDKLAGTDVLLVSLSVDPEYDTPAVLDEYAKRFDADPRRWWFLTGDRDRIYDLIQSRFKLSVMVDPNPVPTADGKVEMIAHSSRLALVDRGRIVGLFDSNDPTAVEAVVSQAKRRAAPAWLRALPAVNASLNGLCALLLLTGWSLIRRRRLRDVAGTGRDSGPDSAPSPASPILHVPAVRGHVFCMVAAVVTSAIFLGCYLTYHYQAGSVAFRGAGAMRWLYLSILLSHTLLATFGVVPLVLVSLNRALRGLFAAHARAAAVTFPIWMYVSVTGVVIYVMLYHLPAPASSPLS; translated from the coding sequence ATGGAACTCTCCCGCTTCTACCGCCGCGGAATCCTGATCGTCCTGGGGACCTTTCTCGGCTCCGCCGCCATCGTGCTGGCCGCCACCGGCCTCGCCCCGCCTTCCCGGCGCGCGGCCGAGGACCTGGGAGAATCGACCGAGAGTGTCGGCCCGTTCCGCCTCCTGGAGCGGTCCGGGCGGGAGGTCACCGACGCGGACCTGGCGAACCGGGTGGGGATCGTCTCGTTCATCTTCACCCGATGCCCGCTGCAGTGCCCGAAGATCAGCTCGATCATGAAGGGCATCCAGGACAAGCTGGCCGGGACGGACGTCCTGCTCGTCAGCCTGTCCGTCGACCCGGAGTACGACACGCCCGCCGTCCTGGACGAGTATGCGAAGCGGTTCGACGCCGACCCCCGTCGCTGGTGGTTCCTTACGGGGGACAGGGATCGGATCTATGACCTGATCCAATCCCGCTTCAAGCTGAGCGTGATGGTGGATCCGAACCCCGTCCCGACGGCCGACGGGAAGGTCGAGATGATCGCCCACAGCAGCCGACTGGCGCTCGTGGACCGCGGCCGGATCGTCGGCCTGTTCGATTCCAACGACCCCACCGCGGTGGAAGCGGTCGTCTCCCAGGCGAAGCGGCGGGCGGCGCCGGCCTGGCTCCGCGCGCTGCCCGCGGTCAACGCCAGCCTCAACGGGCTCTGCGCCCTCCTCCTGCTGACCGGGTGGAGCCTCATCCGCCGTCGCCGCCTCCGGGACGTGGCGGGGACCGGCCGGGATTCCGGGCCCGACTCGGCCCCCTCCCCCGCGTCCCCGATCCTGCATGTCCCGGCGGTCCGCGGCCACGTCTTCTGCATGGTGGCGGCCGTCGTGACCTCGGCCATCTTCCTGGGCTGCTACCTCACCTACCACTACCAGGCCGGCAGCGTCGCGTTCCGTGGCGCCGGCGCGATGCGCTGGCTTTACCTCAGCATCCTGCTCTCCCACACCCTCCTGGCCACATTCGGCGTCGTCCCCCTGGTGCTGGTCAGCCTCAACCGGGCCCTCCGCGGCCTCTTCGCCGCCCACGCACGCGCCGCGGCGGTCACATTCCCGATCTGGATGTACGTCTCCGTCACCGGCGTCGTCATCTACGTGATGCTCTACCACCTGCCGGCACCGGCATCCTCGCCCCTCTCCTGA
- a CDS encoding COX15/CtaA family protein: MNREKPIDPRPIEAPAYRRSPHYLAALAALFTLPLLFVGGSVTTYRVGLAVPDWPTTFGMNMFLYDFFNAPFGVKLEHTHRLYGAAVGMATIGLMAWLFLFERRGWVKGLGALALVLVVTQGILGGTRVTQVSTLLAAVHGCTGQAFFGLMVALAVVTGRDWLEGRPPVVDRWRLRPRSRAMLALVSAQIAAGAWLRHFGTIESLAVHGLIALAVLGHATWIGVVAYRAKADLPELAWPARGLVLAVWMQVALGIAALIYLLPFGGVPRPVTFYEALIRTGHQTNAALLLAATVVLALRATRHLEGAAVAPEARIPHPTTAGTKPAANLEALA, from the coding sequence ATGAACCGCGAGAAACCGATCGACCCCCGCCCGATTGAAGCCCCCGCCTACCGACGGAGCCCCCACTACCTGGCGGCACTCGCCGCCCTGTTCACCCTGCCCCTGCTGTTCGTGGGCGGCTCCGTCACCACCTACCGCGTCGGCCTGGCGGTCCCCGACTGGCCGACGACGTTCGGCATGAACATGTTCCTGTACGACTTCTTCAACGCCCCCTTCGGCGTCAAGCTGGAGCACACCCACCGGCTCTACGGGGCCGCCGTGGGGATGGCGACCATCGGCCTGATGGCCTGGCTGTTCCTGTTCGAGCGTCGGGGATGGGTCAAGGGCCTGGGCGCCCTGGCCCTGGTGCTGGTCGTCACCCAGGGCATCCTCGGCGGCACCCGGGTCACGCAGGTGTCCACGCTGCTGGCCGCCGTCCACGGATGCACGGGGCAGGCCTTCTTCGGCCTGATGGTCGCCCTCGCCGTGGTGACGGGCCGCGACTGGCTGGAGGGCCGCCCGCCGGTCGTCGACCGATGGCGGCTGAGGCCGCGGTCCCGGGCGATGCTGGCCCTGGTGTCCGCCCAGATCGCCGCGGGCGCCTGGCTGCGGCACTTCGGGACGATCGAGTCCCTGGCCGTCCACGGCCTGATCGCGCTGGCGGTGCTGGGGCATGCGACCTGGATCGGCGTCGTCGCCTACCGGGCCAAGGCGGACCTCCCCGAGCTCGCCTGGCCGGCCCGAGGGCTGGTCCTGGCGGTCTGGATGCAGGTGGCCCTCGGCATCGCGGCGCTCATCTACCTGCTCCCCTTCGGCGGCGTGCCCCGGCCGGTCACCTTCTACGAAGCCCTCATCCGCACCGGCCACCAGACGAATGCGGCCCTCCTGCTCGCGGCGACCGTCGTCCTGGCCCTCCGCGCGACCCGCCACCTGGAAGGTGCGGCGGTGGCCCCGGAGGCCCGGATCCCCCACCCCACGACCGCCGGTACGAAGCCCGCGGCCAATTTGGAGGCCCTCGCTTGA
- a CDS encoding cytochrome c oxidase subunit 3, protein MADATATPPATPSPAHGPAPAVAHHHDHQAPVTPGKVAMWLFLATEVMFFTGLIGSYIVLRAGSPRTSYTNLYAPTTSFKEIDGTYGVVLRSRASDPEAAAQLVRSANPEVNAEEAHEIVTEAAAGEPMVVNHLTKEKADSLAAGLANLGAAAAVEGVVTHDWPKPYDDLTNPLSINLTAFNTFVLICSSVTMVLSLSAIQQGKKGKSLAYLGLTIAFGSFFLGVQVYEYYELMIGRHYPPGISPTGHFRPWVSLFASCFFTMTGFHGLHVTGGVITLILVFLRSLMGAYGPTNYHTIEYAGLYWHFVDLVWIILFTIVYLV, encoded by the coding sequence ATGGCCGACGCGACCGCGACGCCGCCCGCGACCCCGAGCCCGGCCCACGGGCCGGCCCCGGCCGTCGCCCATCACCACGACCACCAGGCCCCGGTGACGCCGGGCAAGGTGGCCATGTGGCTCTTCCTCGCCACCGAGGTCATGTTCTTCACGGGCCTGATCGGCTCTTACATCGTCCTCCGGGCCGGCAGCCCGAGGACCTCGTACACGAACCTGTACGCCCCCACCACGAGCTTCAAGGAGATCGACGGCACCTACGGGGTCGTCCTCCGGTCTCGGGCGTCCGACCCCGAGGCCGCCGCCCAGCTCGTCCGCTCCGCGAATCCCGAGGTGAACGCGGAAGAGGCCCATGAGATCGTCACCGAGGCCGCGGCGGGCGAGCCGATGGTCGTGAACCACCTGACGAAGGAGAAGGCCGATTCGCTCGCCGCCGGCCTCGCCAACCTGGGCGCGGCGGCGGCCGTCGAGGGTGTCGTCACGCACGACTGGCCCAAGCCCTACGACGACCTGACGAATCCCCTCAGCATCAACCTCACCGCGTTCAACACATTCGTCCTGATCTGCTCGTCCGTGACGATGGTCCTCTCGCTCTCGGCGATCCAGCAGGGCAAGAAGGGGAAGAGCCTGGCCTACCTCGGGCTGACGATCGCCTTCGGGAGCTTCTTCCTGGGCGTCCAGGTCTATGAGTATTACGAACTCATGATCGGCCGGCACTACCCGCCGGGCATCAGCCCCACGGGCCATTTCCGCCCGTGGGTGAGCCTGTTCGCCTCCTGCTTCTTCACGATGACGGGGTTCCACGGCCTCCACGTGACCGGCGGCGTCATCACCCTGATCCTCGTCTTCCTCCGATCTCTCATGGGTGCGTACGGCCCGACGAACTACCACACGATCGAGTACGCCGGGCTCTACTGGCACTTCGTCGACCTCGTCTGGATCATCCTCTTCACGATCGTCTACCTCGTCTGA
- the cyoE gene encoding heme o synthase — protein MKPAATISQSDIAPPAHESALAAISGRARDYASLTKPRIVFMVLITVVVGYVLGARGGPHPATLLSTLVGTGLVAASASCLNQWMERARDARMRRTANRALPRKRVSPREASILGAVLGCAGMALLLAGANVPAAAVAGTTLAMYVLVYTPLKPRTTLNTAIGAIPGALPPVIGWAASTGTIGMEAFALFLIVFLWQFPHFLAIAWLYREDYARGGMRMLPNVDPDGSITARQATLYALSLVPASLLPTMIGLAGHVYFTGALLLSLAYLAAAVRFWAGVSDAGARRLLRMSFLYLPLVLLLLVLNPPA, from the coding sequence TTGAAACCGGCGGCGACCATCAGCCAGTCCGACATCGCACCGCCCGCCCACGAATCCGCGCTCGCCGCGATCTCCGGGCGGGCCCGCGACTACGCCTCGCTCACCAAGCCTCGCATCGTGTTCATGGTCCTGATCACGGTCGTCGTCGGCTACGTGCTCGGCGCCCGCGGCGGCCCGCACCCCGCCACGCTCCTGTCCACGCTGGTCGGGACCGGCCTGGTCGCCGCCAGCGCGAGCTGCCTCAACCAGTGGATGGAGCGGGCCCGCGACGCCCGGATGCGGCGGACGGCCAACCGGGCCCTGCCGCGGAAGAGGGTCTCCCCGCGCGAGGCCTCGATCCTCGGCGCCGTCCTCGGCTGCGCCGGGATGGCCCTGCTCCTGGCCGGGGCGAACGTGCCCGCGGCGGCCGTCGCCGGCACGACGCTGGCGATGTACGTGCTCGTCTACACCCCCCTGAAGCCGCGGACGACCCTCAACACGGCCATCGGCGCCATCCCGGGGGCCCTGCCCCCGGTCATCGGCTGGGCGGCCTCCACCGGGACGATCGGCATGGAGGCGTTCGCGCTCTTCCTGATCGTCTTCTTATGGCAGTTCCCGCACTTCCTGGCGATCGCCTGGCTCTACCGCGAGGACTACGCCCGCGGCGGGATGCGGATGCTGCCGAACGTGGACCCGGACGGCTCGATCACCGCCCGGCAGGCGACGCTCTACGCCCTCTCGCTCGTCCCGGCGAGCCTGCTGCCGACGATGATCGGGCTGGCCGGCCACGTGTACTTCACGGGGGCGCTGCTCCTGAGCCTGGCGTACCTCGCCGCGGCCGTCCGGTTCTGGGCCGGCGTCTCGGACGCGGGGGCCCGGCGATTGCTGCGGATGTCGTTCCTGTACTTGCCCCTGGTGCTGCTCCTGCTGGTGCTGAACCCCCCGGCCTGA
- a CDS encoding cytochrome c oxidase subunit I, whose amino-acid sequence MSTESIGSDPGGPAPQATDPGRGHAREHGHGHDHIHPAPSHFLTKYVFSQDHKIIGIQFLFSGLIFFVLGGLLAMAIRWQLAWPWKPLPILGSALWSSPSLGYQMPPEFYNKLFTMHATIMIFFVIIPLLTGAFGNFLIPLMIGARDMAFPKLNMFSYWFMWPAFVLITYSFFVEGGSSEAGWTGYPILSIAKWATPGSLNGQTFWLMALLFAGVSSLMGSINYITTIVMLRAPGMRMFRMPMTVWAMFITAILQAFALPVLTSALIMQLLDRTAGTNFFSPVGWQVANSPPVVGGGGPLLWQHLFWFYSHPAVYIMILPAMGMVSDVIATFSRKPLFGYKPMVIAIAGIAGLGFIVWGHHMFQSGMNPALGATFMLSTMMIALPSAIKVFNWLGTMWGGRIQYTSAMLNAMAFVAMFIIGGLSGIFMAATPVDILIHDTYFIVGHIHYVLFGGSTFGIFAAIYYWYPKMFGRMMSERLGLIHFFLTFVFFNGTFFLMHIIGMHGHPRRIADPLVYEYLNRAGVIGMNQFMTINAFLLGLSQLIFAYNFLASLFLGPKAPVNPWHANTLEWGTSSPPPHYNFARIPTVYHPPYEYSVPGVEQDFLPQTEPLPPGIVLDPVMA is encoded by the coding sequence ATGAGCACCGAATCGATCGGCTCCGACCCCGGCGGCCCGGCGCCCCAGGCGACCGACCCGGGCCGCGGGCACGCCCGCGAGCACGGCCACGGCCACGACCACATCCACCCGGCGCCGTCCCACTTCCTGACGAAGTACGTCTTCTCCCAGGACCACAAGATCATCGGGATCCAGTTCCTGTTCTCGGGGCTGATCTTCTTCGTCCTGGGCGGCCTGCTGGCCATGGCCATCCGCTGGCAGCTCGCCTGGCCGTGGAAGCCGCTGCCGATCCTGGGCTCCGCCCTCTGGTCGTCGCCCAGCCTCGGCTACCAGATGCCGCCGGAGTTCTACAACAAGCTGTTCACCATGCACGCGACGATCATGATCTTCTTCGTGATCATCCCGCTGCTGACCGGCGCCTTCGGCAACTTCCTGATCCCCCTCATGATCGGCGCCCGGGACATGGCATTCCCGAAGCTGAACATGTTCTCGTACTGGTTCATGTGGCCGGCGTTCGTCCTGATCACCTACTCGTTCTTCGTCGAGGGCGGCTCGTCGGAGGCAGGCTGGACGGGCTACCCGATCCTGTCGATCGCCAAGTGGGCCACGCCCGGCTCCCTCAACGGGCAGACCTTCTGGCTGATGGCCCTGCTGTTCGCCGGCGTCTCCTCGCTGATGGGGTCGATCAATTACATCACGACGATCGTCATGCTCCGCGCACCCGGGATGCGGATGTTCCGGATGCCGATGACGGTCTGGGCGATGTTCATCACCGCCATCCTCCAGGCGTTCGCCCTGCCCGTGCTGACCTCGGCCCTGATCATGCAGCTCCTCGACCGGACGGCGGGGACGAACTTCTTCAGCCCGGTGGGCTGGCAGGTGGCGAACTCGCCGCCGGTGGTCGGCGGCGGCGGCCCCCTGCTTTGGCAGCACCTCTTCTGGTTCTACTCCCACCCGGCGGTCTACATCATGATCCTGCCGGCCATGGGCATGGTCTCCGACGTGATCGCGACCTTCTCGCGGAAGCCGCTGTTCGGCTACAAGCCGATGGTGATCGCCATCGCCGGGATCGCCGGGCTCGGATTCATCGTCTGGGGGCACCACATGTTCCAGTCGGGCATGAACCCCGCCCTGGGGGCGACGTTCATGCTCTCGACGATGATGATCGCGCTCCCCTCGGCCATCAAGGTCTTCAACTGGCTGGGGACGATGTGGGGCGGCCGGATCCAGTACACGTCCGCCATGCTCAACGCGATGGCCTTCGTGGCGATGTTCATCATCGGCGGCCTCTCCGGCATCTTCATGGCCGCCACCCCGGTGGACATCCTCATCCACGACACCTACTTCATCGTCGGCCACATCCACTATGTGCTCTTCGGCGGCAGCACCTTCGGCATCTTCGCGGCGATCTATTACTGGTACCCCAAGATGTTCGGCCGGATGATGAGCGAGCGGCTGGGGCTGATCCACTTCTTCCTCACCTTCGTCTTCTTCAACGGCACCTTCTTCCTGATGCACATCATCGGGATGCACGGCCATCCCCGCCGGATCGCCGACCCGCTCGTCTACGAGTACCTGAACCGCGCCGGCGTGATCGGCATGAACCAGTTCATGACGATCAACGCCTTCCTGCTGGGGCTTTCCCAGCTCATCTTCGCGTATAATTTCCTCGCGAGCCTGTTCCTGGGCCCGAAGGCCCCGGTGAACCCCTGGCACGCGAACACCCTGGAGTGGGGCACCTCCTCCCCCCCGCCCCATTACAACTTCGCCCGGATCCCGACCGTCTACCATCCGCCCTACGAGTACAGCGTGCCCGGGGTGGAGCAGGACTTCCTGCCCCAGACCGAGCCCCTGCCGCCCGGCATCGTGCTCGACCCCGTGATGGCCTGA